The Leptospira fletcheri genome includes a region encoding these proteins:
- a CDS encoding fumarate reductase/succinate dehydrogenase flavoprotein subunit, which produces MSLDSKIPSGPLEQKWDSYKSHIKLVNPANKRKYTILVIGTGLAGGSASATLAELGYNVKTFCFQDSPRRAHSIAAQGGINAAKNYQNDGDSVYRLFYDTIKGGDFRAREANVYRLAQVSANIIDQCVAQGVPFAREYGGHLDNRSFGGAQVSRTFYAKGQTGQQLLLGAYSSLSRQIGLGNVKMYPRTEMVDLVVVDGHAKGVVIRDLVTGKISVHSGDAVVLASGGYGNVFYLSTNAKGSNVTATFRAYKKGAFFANPCYTQIHPTCIPVTGDHQSKLTLMSESLRNDGRIWVPKKKGDTRNPADIPEGERDYYLERKYPSYGNLCPRDIASRSAKEVCDAGLGVGPGGQGVYLDFSSAIQRLGEHTIAERYGNLFQMYEQITGENPYKSPMRIYPAVHYTMGGLWVDYNLMSNLPGLFVIGEANFSDHGANRLGASALMQGLADGYFVLPYTIGNYLAEVGFGKTPSTDHAEFKKAETENTEKINKFLSIKGKRTVDSFHRELGKLVWDKCGMARDDKGLKEALQKIPQIREEFWKNVNVPGSGAELNQSLEKAGRVADFLEFAELLCLDALTREESCGGHFRTEHQMEDGEAKRNDSKFCHVTAWEWKGVGGKPVEHREHLEFENIKLATRSYK; this is translated from the coding sequence ATGAGCTTAGATTCAAAAATCCCTTCGGGACCCTTGGAACAAAAATGGGACAGTTACAAATCCCATATCAAATTAGTAAACCCCGCTAACAAACGTAAATATACGATTCTAGTCATAGGAACCGGACTTGCCGGAGGATCCGCCTCCGCCACACTTGCGGAACTCGGCTATAATGTAAAAACCTTCTGCTTTCAAGACAGCCCGAGAAGAGCCCACTCCATCGCGGCACAGGGCGGAATCAATGCGGCAAAGAATTACCAAAACGACGGAGATTCCGTTTACCGCCTGTTTTACGATACCATCAAAGGCGGCGACTTCCGAGCGAGAGAAGCAAACGTGTACCGTCTTGCACAAGTCTCCGCGAATATCATCGACCAATGCGTCGCGCAAGGGGTTCCGTTCGCGAGGGAATACGGAGGTCATTTGGACAACCGATCCTTCGGAGGAGCCCAAGTCTCCCGGACATTTTATGCAAAGGGACAGACCGGACAGCAATTGCTTTTAGGCGCTTACTCTTCCCTCTCCAGACAAATCGGATTAGGAAACGTGAAAATGTATCCTAGAACCGAAATGGTGGATTTGGTAGTCGTGGACGGACACGCCAAAGGAGTCGTGATCCGGGATTTGGTTACCGGCAAAATTTCCGTTCACTCAGGAGACGCGGTCGTACTAGCTTCCGGAGGATACGGAAACGTATTCTATCTTTCCACGAACGCAAAAGGCTCCAACGTCACCGCGACCTTCCGCGCGTATAAAAAGGGTGCCTTCTTTGCGAACCCTTGTTATACGCAGATTCACCCCACCTGTATCCCGGTTACCGGAGACCATCAGTCCAAACTGACCTTGATGTCGGAATCTCTTAGAAACGACGGCCGTATTTGGGTGCCGAAGAAGAAGGGAGATACCCGGAATCCGGCGGACATCCCGGAAGGAGAAAGGGACTATTATCTGGAAAGAAAATATCCTAGCTACGGAAACCTTTGTCCGAGGGACATCGCTTCCCGTTCCGCAAAAGAAGTTTGCGACGCCGGCCTAGGAGTCGGTCCCGGAGGCCAAGGGGTCTATTTGGACTTTTCTTCCGCCATCCAACGCCTTGGCGAGCACACCATCGCGGAAAGATACGGAAACTTATTCCAGATGTACGAACAAATCACCGGAGAAAACCCTTACAAGTCGCCGATGCGGATCTATCCCGCCGTTCACTATACGATGGGCGGACTCTGGGTGGACTACAATCTCATGAGCAACCTTCCGGGTTTGTTCGTAATCGGAGAGGCGAACTTTTCCGACCACGGAGCCAACCGTTTGGGCGCTTCGGCTCTAATGCAAGGATTGGCGGACGGATATTTTGTGTTACCGTATACGATCGGAAATTATCTGGCGGAAGTCGGATTCGGAAAAACTCCTTCGACCGATCACGCCGAGTTCAAGAAGGCCGAGACGGAGAACACGGAAAAAATCAATAAATTTCTTTCCATCAAAGGAAAACGGACCGTCGATTCCTTCCACCGCGAATTGGGAAAATTGGTTTGGGACAAATGTGGAATGGCAAGGGACGACAAAGGCCTAAAGGAAGCTCTGCAGAAAATCCCGCAAATCCGGGAAGAATTCTGGAAGAACGTGAACGTCCCGGGATCCGGCGCGGAATTGAACCAGTCTTTGGAAAAAGCCGGTCGGGTCGCGGACTTCTTGGAATTTGCGGAACTACTCTGCCTGGACGCCCTCACTCGAGAAGAATCCTGCGGTGGACACTTCCGAACGGAACACCAGATGGAAGACGGGGAAGCCAAACGTAACGATAGTAAATTCTGTCATGTCACGGCATGGGAATGGAAGGGAGTTGGCGGAAAACCGGTCGAACACAGGGAACACCTGGAATTCGAGAACATTAAACTCGCAACGAGGAGCTATAAATAA
- a CDS encoding succinate dehydrogenase cytochrome b subunit — MDFQAGYLRSSIGRKTIVGITGLVFFGFVFFHMLGNLQIFQEPDKINSYAAFLQSLGGLLWIARGTLLVAFVLHVYYAIRLSVENRQARPVGYVKNSTIQATLSSRMMALTGLVIFGAILYHLAHFTLGITDPKDFALKDAQGRHDVYSMVVLGFQNPIVSGAYVLWMFLLASHLRHGVSSVFQTFGLNTSFWAPKTNAFAIAYAILIFVGNSSIPLSILLGYVKLPGAQ, encoded by the coding sequence ATGGACTTTCAGGCTGGATACCTTAGGTCTTCCATCGGTAGGAAAACTATCGTAGGGATTACCGGACTCGTTTTTTTCGGCTTTGTGTTTTTTCACATGCTGGGGAACCTCCAGATCTTCCAGGAACCGGATAAGATCAACAGCTATGCCGCGTTTCTACAAAGCCTCGGCGGACTTCTTTGGATCGCTCGCGGTACGTTACTAGTGGCCTTCGTGTTGCATGTCTATTATGCGATTCGACTTTCGGTGGAAAACCGTCAGGCAAGACCGGTCGGATACGTGAAAAACAGCACGATCCAAGCCACTCTTTCTTCCAGAATGATGGCTCTGACCGGCTTGGTGATTTTCGGGGCGATCCTTTACCACCTAGCTCATTTTACTTTGGGCATTACCGATCCCAAAGACTTTGCATTAAAAGACGCGCAAGGTCGCCACGACGTGTATTCCATGGTCGTTCTCGGATTTCAAAATCCGATCGTTTCCGGAGCGTACGTGCTTTGGATGTTTTTGCTGGCTTCCCACCTCAGGCACGGAGTCTCTAGCGTTTTCCAAACCTTCGGTCTCAACACATCCTTTTGGGCGCCTAAAACCAACGCCTTTGCGATCGCTTATGCGATCCTGATTTTCGTAGGAAACTCTTCCATTCCGCTTTCTATCCTACTGGGATATGTAAAGTTACCAGGAGCACAATAG
- a CDS encoding succinate dehydrogenase/fumarate reductase iron-sulfur subunit: protein MDLKLKIWRQKNSQEKGKIVDYPAKGISEDMSFLEMLDVVNEELIEKGEDPIAFEHDCREGICGSCNIMINGEAHGPLPGVTTCQLHMRSFKDGDTIFLEPWRAKAFPVIKDLVVDRSAFDRIIQSGGFVNINTGGAPDANALPVAKKNADLAMDAATCIGCGACVASCKNASAMLFVSAKVSHLALLPQGQVEKQERVKKMVSAMDKEGFGNCTNQYECEAACPKDIKRDFIRMLNRDYILS, encoded by the coding sequence ATGGATCTCAAACTGAAAATCTGGAGACAGAAAAACTCCCAGGAAAAGGGAAAAATCGTGGATTATCCCGCCAAAGGGATTTCCGAAGATATGTCCTTTTTGGAAATGTTGGACGTGGTCAACGAAGAACTGATCGAAAAAGGCGAAGATCCGATCGCTTTCGAACACGACTGTCGGGAAGGAATCTGTGGGTCCTGCAATATCATGATCAACGGCGAAGCACACGGACCTCTTCCCGGTGTGACTACTTGCCAACTCCATATGAGATCCTTCAAGGACGGAGATACGATCTTTCTGGAACCCTGGAGAGCTAAGGCCTTTCCGGTGATCAAAGACCTAGTTGTGGACCGCAGCGCCTTCGATCGGATCATCCAATCCGGAGGATTTGTCAACATCAATACGGGAGGAGCTCCCGATGCGAATGCTCTTCCTGTCGCGAAAAAGAACGCGGACCTGGCTATGGACGCCGCAACTTGCATCGGATGCGGTGCCTGTGTTGCTTCCTGTAAAAACGCTTCCGCAATGCTCTTCGTCTCCGCGAAAGTTTCCCACCTGGCTCTCTTACCCCAAGGACAAGTGGAAAAGCAGGAACGAGTCAAGAAAATGGTCTCCGCTATGGACAAGGAAGGCTTCGGAAACTGTACCAACCAGTACGAATGCGAGGCGGCTTGCCCGAAAGATATCAAAAGGGATTTCATCAGAATGCTCAATCGGGATTACATTCTCTCCTAA
- a CDS encoding 1-aminocyclopropane-1-carboxylate deaminase, giving the protein MEGNRSPFEFFTPIQPILRVGGSEIFVKREDRIFFSQGTKIRKLKGIYESLKSISDSESRFRAVLRGNLHSNAILSGVLFFHWMGISVKVEAYSRNPELESPASILARRFSEISLYSSRREWEEQTAKIPAFDFSGGPIGRSGGEKFGKEILSGSSEVRLPEYLFCSPAFHGLSSLWEEIDPRDFDWLVLDVGSGLTWLSALRWNQIPVLGISLGLSFPRMKDWILRNTENIGFPDSDLRWSSLFDPRSQFGEKSFAFRSGKKWKSLAEKFSTRTGIFIEPVYAAKSLFVIEELVKAKELKGRILYVYQGGILQSLSLLGKE; this is encoded by the coding sequence GTTCCGAAATTTTCGTAAAGAGAGAAGACCGGATCTTTTTCTCTCAAGGCACTAAGATTCGAAAACTCAAAGGAATTTACGAATCTTTAAAGTCGATTTCCGATTCCGAAAGTCGATTCCGTGCGGTTCTGCGCGGCAATCTGCATTCTAACGCGATTCTATCCGGAGTTCTTTTTTTTCATTGGATGGGAATTTCGGTCAAGGTGGAGGCGTATTCTCGGAACCCGGAATTGGAGAGTCCGGCATCGATTTTGGCTCGGCGCTTTTCGGAGATTTCCCTTTATTCTAGCAGGAGAGAATGGGAAGAGCAGACAGCCAAAATTCCTGCTTTCGATTTTTCCGGCGGACCGATCGGACGTTCCGGAGGAGAGAAGTTTGGTAAAGAAATTTTGTCGGGCAGCTCGGAAGTTCGCTTGCCGGAATATCTTTTTTGTTCTCCCGCCTTCCATGGACTTTCCTCTCTTTGGGAGGAAATCGATCCGAGGGATTTCGACTGGCTCGTGCTGGATGTCGGCTCCGGATTGACTTGGCTTTCCGCATTAAGATGGAACCAGATTCCAGTCCTGGGAATCAGTTTAGGCTTATCTTTCCCTAGAATGAAAGACTGGATTTTACGAAACACGGAGAACATCGGATTTCCCGATTCGGACCTGCGGTGGTCCTCGTTGTTCGATCCTAGGTCGCAATTCGGGGAAAAATCTTTCGCGTTTCGCAGCGGAAAAAAATGGAAATCCCTAGCGGAGAAGTTTTCCACTAGGACCGGAATCTTTATCGAGCCGGTTTATGCAGCCAAATCCTTATTCGTAATAGAGGAACTGGTCAAAGCAAAAGAATTAAAGGGAAGGATTTTGTATGTGTACCAAGGAGGGATTTTGCAAAGTCTTTCTCTACTAGGGAAAGAATAG